The following are from one region of the Siniperca chuatsi isolate FFG_IHB_CAS linkage group LG21, ASM2008510v1, whole genome shotgun sequence genome:
- the igfals gene encoding insulin-like growth factor-binding protein complex acid labile subunit: MQTIVLLVLWVLGTSLVLPDPDTAGEKVAEEPIPCSKGCTCLPDDYSLELNMYCSARNFTQVPSDMPTSTHSLWLDGNLFTSLPAASFKDLTNLDFLNLQSGQLVTLDSQAFKGLRLLAHIHLERNRLRVLPGTIFQNTPNLASLSLHNNQLTRIEERLFAGLSHMWLLNLGWNSIAVLPEAAFHDLQGLRELVLAGNRLAYLQAQLFQNLAELKELDLTGNYLKVIKANVFVKLTKLQKLYLAQNQIVTVAPRAFVGMKSLRWLDLTNNRLTSLHDDTFLGLHSLHVLRLSNNSITGIRPRTFRDLQYLEELRLSYNRIRALGERIFEGLGHLEVLELEHNKVQEAQVGSFTGLSHVAVINLSGSSFHSLPDQVFKGLSKLHSLHLDRGCLTRITTQAFTGLSGLRRLFLQHNNISVVERQSFVDLVGLLGLDLSFNKLEVLTTHTFSGLKNLEYLLLSNNECRQFLQNGTKQLLPRLRYLDLRANALTNMVPDFPESMEKLLLSGNRWKCNCSALPLRNYSLRNPLVIPRQVETHAEGEEPDTTITIYNNITCTSPPRLAGQDLRDIDSELFQSC, translated from the coding sequence ATGCAAACCATTGTGCTGTTGGTGTTGTGGGTACTGGGAACATCACTGGTGTTGCCAGACCCCGACACAGCTGGAGAGAAAGTTGCCGAAGAGCCTATTCCATGTTCTAAGGGATGCACCTGTCTGCCTGATGACTACAGCTTGGAGCTCAACATGTACTGCAGTGCTCGTAACTTCACACAAGTCCCATCTGACATGCCCACATCCACTCATTCTCTCTGGCTGGATGGCAACTTGTTCACCTCACTCCCAGCAGCATCTTTTAAGGATCTTACTAACCTGGACTTTTTGAATTTGCAGAGTGGCCAGCTGGTGACACTTGATTCTCAGGCTTTCAAGGGACTTAGGTTGCTAGCACACATTCACCTTGAGCGAAATCGCCTCCGGGTGTTACCAGGTACAATCTTCCAGAATACACCTAACCTTGCTTCACTTAGTCTGCATAACAACCAGCTCACTCGTATAGAGGAAAGACTGTTTGCAGGACTCTCACACATGTGGCTTCTCAACCTAGGCTGGAACTCAATTGCAGTTTTACCTGAGGCAGCTTTCCATGACCTGCAAGGTCTACGGGAACTTGTTCTTGCAGGAAACAGACTCGCTTACTTGCAGGCACAGCTTTTCCAAAATCTTGCTGAGCTTAAAGAGTTGGATCTGACTGGAAATTACCTGAAGGTCATCAaagcaaatgtgtttgttaaacTCACTAAACTGCAAAAGCTTTACCTGGCCCAGAATCAAATTGTGACAGTGGCACCCAGAGCCTTTGTAGGCATGAAGTCGCTAAGATGGCTGGATCTCACAAACAACAGACTGACTTCTCTCCATGACGACACTTTCTTGGGCCTGCACAGTCTTCATGTACTGCGTCTTTCCAACAACTCTATCACTGGAATTAGGCCCAGGACTTTCCGTGATCTGCAGTACTTAGAAGAGCTACGACTCAGCTACAACAGGATCCGTGCCCTGGGGGAAAGGATCTTTGAAGGGCTTGGTCATCTGGAGGTCTTAGAGCTTGAGCACAACAAAGTGCAGGAGGCACAAGTGGGTAGTTTCACAGGGCTCTCTCATGTGGCTGTCATCAACCTGTCTGGAAGTAGCTTCCACAGTTTGCCAGACCAAGTGTTCAAAGGTCTGTCAAAGCTTCACAGCCTTCATCTGGACAGAGGTTGCCTAACAAGGATCACAACTCAAGCTTTCACTGGACTCTCTGGTCTACGAAGGCTTTTCTTGCAGCACAATAACATCTCTGTGGTGGAACGCCAGAGCTTTGTGGACCTGGTGGGCCTATTGGGACTGGACTTGAGTTTCAATAAGCTGGAGGTTCTCACAACCCATACATTCTCTGGCCTCAAAAATTTGGAGTACTTGCTGCTGTCCAACAATGAATGCCGCCAATTTTTGCAGAATGGCACAAAGCAGCTACTCCCAAGACTGCGCTATCTAGACCTGAGAGCGAATGCCTTGACAAACATGGTTCCTGATTTCCCAGAGAGTATGGAAAAACTTTTGCTGTCTGGGAACCGGTGGAAATGTAATTGCAGTGCCCTCCCCCTCAGAAACTACAGCTTGAGGAATCCATTGGTGATACCTCGGCAAGTGGAGACCCACGCAGAGGGTGAAGAGCCTGACACAACTATCACCATATACAACAACATTACATGCACCAGCCCACCACGTCTAGCTGGCCAGGACCTGCGGGATATTGATAGTGAACTCTTCCAAAGCTgctag